One Setaria italica strain Yugu1 chromosome I, Setaria_italica_v2.0, whole genome shotgun sequence DNA window includes the following coding sequences:
- the LOC101762217 gene encoding receptor kinase-like protein Xa21, with amino-acid sequence MAAKAKQHMKLGMIIPWATVILLLSCGAGTIDCSTPDGNNTDFISLLDFKRAIRNDPKGALSSWNSSMHFCSWEGVECSRTRPERVVALNLSGQALDGQISPSLGNLSYLASINLSTNSFSGQIPPLGYLHKLKFLDLKYNSLQGNIPDAVTNCSNLQGLYLAGNFLVGEIPKKVALLSNLLHLWLHSNYLTGTIPPELGNITTLRQVILQTNQLHGSIPEQLGKLSNMSDLMLGGNRLSGRIPEALLNLSSLQQLAMPVNMLHGPLPSKIGDFLPNLRILFLGVNMLGGHIPESLTNASELQSIDLGYNYGFTGRIPPLGKLRELRMLLLHDNNLEAKDSQSWEFLNALTNCTLLEKLSLYGNNLQGVLPYSIGNLSSNLDYLTLGSNMLHGLVPSSIGKLHKLTKLDLQYNSFTGFIDGWIGNIVSLQGLYIQGNNFSGHIPYSIGNISKLSELFLAVNQFYGPIPSILGKLPQLILLDLSYNNLQGNIPKNLIADSIVQCLLSNNNLEGEIPYFNKLQQLNYLDLSSNKLTGEIPFSLGTCQQLQTVRMDSNFLSGSIPISFGDLSGLTMLNHSHNNFSGSIPIALSKLQLLTQLDLSHNHLDGEVPTQGVFKNTTAISLKGNWLLCGGVLELHIPPCPTVTQRRTGWRHYFVRILIPILGIVSLTLLIYFIISRKKVPRAHLPLSFSGEQFPKVSYKDLAQATGNFTESNLVGRGSHGSVYKGRLTAPEPVVVAVKVFDLAMEGTDRSFMSECQALRNIRHRNLLPILTACSTIDNRGNDFKALVYRFMPHGSLDSWLHPPGYGNAANYLDLSQRLKIAVDIADALQYIHHDCENPIIHCDLKPSNILLDDDMTAHLGDFGIARFYLETKSQTAGDSRSTGTINLKGTIGYIAPEYAGGSHLSTSGDVYSFGVVLVEMLTGKRPTDPLFCNGLSIIDFCKTNFPDQILDIVDAYLLEEYQVCDRANPEKGNRFLECLLALVKVALSCTCQAPGDRIDMREAATELHEIKLYWG; translated from the exons ATGGCTGCTAAGGCTAAGCAACACATGAAACTTGGCATGATCATACCATGGGCCACAGTAATTTTGCTATTGTCCTGTGGAGCTGGAACCATCGATTGCTCGACCCCCGACGGGAACAACACAGACTTCATCTCCCTCCTTGATTTCAAGCGTGCTATCAGGAATGATCCAAAAGGGGCCTTGAGCTCATGGAACTCCAGCATGCACTTCTGCAGCTGGGAGGGTGTGGAATGTAGCCGGACGCGTCCGGAGCGTGTTGTGGCGCTGAACCTGTCCGGGCAGGCTTTGGATGGTCAGATATCTCCTTCCCTCGGAAACTTGTCATACCTTGCTTCCATTAACCTCTCTACGAACAGTTTCTCTGGCCAGATACCTCCTCTCGGCTATCTGCACAAGCTCAAATTTCTTGACCTGAAATACAACTCGTTGCAGGGGAACATTCCGGACGCAGTCACAAATTGTTCCAACTTGCAGGGATTATACCTTGCAGGAAACTTCCTTGTGGGGGAAATTCCCAAGAAAGTAGCCCTCCTCTCCAACCTACTACATTTGTGGCTTCACTCTAACTATCTCACAGGGACCATTCCACCTGAACTAGGTAATATCACAACCTTACGACAGGTCATTCTTCAAACCAACCAGCTTCATGGAAGCATTCCTGAGCAGCTTGGAAAGTTATCCAATATGTCAGACTTGATGCTTGGTGGGAATAGGCTGTCAGGTAGAATACCAGAAGCACTCCTTAATCTCTCTTCTCTACAACAACTGGCCATGCCAGTGAACATGCTACATGGTCCACTGCCTTCTAAGATCGGGGACTTCCTCCCTAACCTCCGAATTCTTTTCTTGGGTGTCAACATGCTGGGTGGTCACATCCCGGAATCACTAACCAATGCATCAGAGCTGCAGTCGATAGACTTGGGATATAATTATGGCTTTACAGGCAGAATCCCTCCTCTTGGTAAACTTCGGGAGCTCAGAATGCTTCTTCTCCATGATAACAATCTTGAAGCAAAAGATAGCCAAAGCTGGGAATTTCTAAATGCATTAACCAACTGCACTCTTCTAGAGAAGCTCTCACTGTATGGAAATAATCTGCAGGGAGTACTGCCATATTCAATCGGCAACCTTTCCTCTAATCTTGACTACCTCACGCTTGGAAGCAACATGCTACACGGATTAGTCCCATCAAGCATTGGAAAACTTCATAAGCTAACTAAATTAGATTTACAGTATAACAGTTTTACAGGTTTTATCGATGGATGGATTGGAAATATAGTTAGTTTACAAGGTTTGTACATTCAAGGTAATAACTTCAGTGGACACATTCCATATTCCATTGGTAATATTTCAAAGTTGTCAGAGCTATTTCTAGCAGTTAATCAATTCTATGGTCCCATACCGTCAATTTTAGGAAAGCTTCCACAGCTCATACTTTTAGACCTCAGTTATAACAATCTTCAAGGCAATATACCAAAAAATCTCATAGCAGACTCCATTGTTCAATGTTTGTTATCTAACAACAATCTTGAAGGCGAAATACCTTATTTTAATAAACTTCAACAGCTCAACTATCTAGATCTTTCATCCAACAAGCTTACCGGGGAAATTCCATTTTCTTTGGGCACTTGCCAGCAATTGCAAACTGTCCGAATGGACTCAAACTTTCTCTCTGGAAGCATCCCCATATCTTTCGGCGATCTTAGTGGTTTGACGATGCTCAACCATTCTCATAACAATTTCTCAGGCTCTATCCCAATTGCTCTAAGCAAACTACAGCTTCTAACACAATTAGATCTGTCTCACAATCATCTTGATGGTGAAGTACCAACACAAGGGGTATTCAAAAATACCACAGCCATTTCGCTTAAAGGCAATTGGTTGCTTTGTGGAGGTGTACTAGAATTACATATTCCTCCATGCCCCACTGTTACTCAGAGAAGAACTGGATGGCGACACTATTTTGTAAGAATATTGATCCCCATACTAGGCATTGTGTCCCTCACATTACTGATATATTTTATCATCTCAAGAAAGAAGGTACCAAGAGCACACCTACCACTGTCTTTTTCCGGTGAGCAATTTCCTAAAGTTTCTTATAAGGATCTAGCTCAAGCCACAGGGAACTTTACAGAATCTAACTTGGTTGGGAGAGGAAGCCATGGTTCAGTGTACAAAGGAAGGTTAACAGCTCCAGAGCCCGTGGTTGTTGCTGTAAAGGTTTTCGACCTTGCCATGGAAGGGACTGATAGGAGTTTCATGTCAGAATGTCAAGCTCTGAGAAATATTCGGCACCGAAACCTTCTTCCAATTCTAACTGCATGCTCAACAATTGATAACAGGGGCAATGATTTCAAAGCTCTAGTCTACAGGTTTATGCCCCATGGCAGTTTGGATTCTTGGTTGCATCCACCTGGATATGGAAACGCTGCAAATTACCTGGATCTGTCTCAAAGATTGAAAATTGCCGTTGATATAGCTGATGCTTTGCAATATATACATCATGATTGTGAGAATCCAATTATTCACTGTGACTTGAAACCCAGCAATAttcttcttgatgatgatatgacTGCTCATCTAGGAGACTTCGGCATTGCAAGGTTCTACCTTGAAACCAAATCACAAACAGCTGGAGACTCGAGATCAACTGGCACAATAAATTTGAAGGGAACAATTGGATATATTGCTCCAG AGTATGCCGGAGGTAGTCACCTATCGACTTCGGgagacgtgtacagcttcggtgTAGTCCTAGTGGAGATGTTGACGGGAAAAAGGCCAACCGATCCTCTCTTCTGCAATGGACTTAGCATCATCGACTTCTGCAAGACAAACTTTCCTGATCAGATTCTTGATATAGTTGATGCTTATCTCCTAGAAGAATACCAGGTCTGTGATCGAGCGAATCCGGAAAAAGGAAACAGATTCCTTGAGTGCTTGTTGGCCCTGGTGAAAGTGGCACTTTCTTGCACATGCCAGGCCCCCGGTGATCGAATAGACATGAGAGAGGCAGCTACAGAGTTGCACGAAATCAAGCTGTATTGGGGGTGA
- the LOC101761800 gene encoding aldose 1-epimerase-like, translating into MVLLWRSPGQCSVIGQGSEGALLRAAASIFRGIMSSFTVHNTTSARCAATAPHASRNTRTGTSAATATARSSTAVEIFASAVTPVAGDLIPTSAVAPVAGTPFDFRVPAAPGARIAEVEGGYDVSYVLDGAADGQGVRKVAVVSDADSGRVMELWADQPGLQFYTGNFLKGDEGKGSTIYAKHGRLCRETQDYPDAMHDPGFPAEVYRPGQVYKHYMLYKFSLKK; encoded by the exons ATGGTGCTGCTTTGGAGGTCACCAGGTCAATGCAGTGTTATCGGCCAGGGCAGCGAAGGTGCCCTGCTGAGAGCTGCTGCTTCTATCTTCCGGGGGATTATGAGCTCTTTTACAGTGCACAATACTACTAG CGCacgctgcgccgccaccgccccgcacGCCTCGCGCAACACACGTACTGGAACCTCCGCGGCCACGGCAACGGCGCGATCCTCGACCGCCGTCGAGATCTTCGCGTCCGCCGTGACGCCCGTCGCTGGCGACCTCATCCCGACCAGCGCCGTCGCGCCCGTCGCCGGGACGCCGTTCGACTTCCGCGTccccgccgcgcccggcgcgcGCATCGCGGAGGTGGAAGGAGGGTACGACGTCAGCTACGTCCtcgacggcgcggcggacggGCAGGGGGTGAggaaggtggcggtggtgaGCGACGCGGACTCTGGGCGGGTGATGGAGTTGTGGGCCGACCAGCCCGGGCTCCAGTTCTACACGGGCAACTTCCTCAAGGGCGACGAGGGCAAGGGCAGCACCATCTACGCCAAGCACGGCAGGCTGTGCCGGGAGACGCAGGACTACCCGGACGCAATGCACGACCCGGGGTTCCCCGCCGAGGTCTACCGCCCCGGGCAGGTGTACAAGCACTACATGCTCTACAAGTTCTCGCTCAAGAAATAG
- the LOC101786874 gene encoding plastidic ATP/ADP-transporter: protein MESGLVASHRLRLPLPSAGARNHLLRHRHPLAAPAAAPALRLSLPRHLPRPTPLRLPAALPLRPSLPPLRAAAAAAAPGDDAPKFLGVETKTLKKIVPLGLMFFCILFNYTILRDTEDVLVVTAKGSSAEIIPFLKTWVNLPMAVGFMLLYTKLADVLSKEALFYAVIFPFIAFFGAFAYVLYPMRDAIHPTALADRLLASLGPSFLGPVAILRVWSFCLFYVMAELWGSVVISVLFWGFANQITTVEEAKEFYPLFGLGANVALIFSGRTVKYFSNMRKNLGPGVDGWAISLKAMMSIVVVLGLVITGIYWGVNKFVIDKSSMPVVERKKKDKPKLSMGESMKVLLSSRYVRDLATLVVAYGISINLVEVTWKSKLKAQFPSPNEYSSFMGDFSTATGIATFTMMLLGRVILRKFGWGVAATITPAVLLLTGVGFFSLILFGEPLTPLMTQFGMTPLLAAVYVGAMQNIFSKSAKYSLFDPCKEMAYIPLDEDMKVKGKAAIDVVCNPLGKSGGALIQQFMILSFGSLANSTPYLGGILLVIVLAWLGAVRSLDSQFSPLAKQDLEREKMLKAKAVETTAQVVGTGNGSLQESLGSETSANGSAIKQSQETESTTPEKSGQQSQ, encoded by the exons atggAGTCCGGCCTCGTCGCaagccaccgcctccgcctcccgctcccctccgccggcgcgcgcaaccacctcctccgccaccgccaccccctcgccgccccggccgcggcgcccgccCTACGCCTCAGCCTCCCGCGCCACCTCCCCCGTCCCACCCCgctccgcctccccgccgcgctCCCGCTCCGCCCTTCCCTCCcgcccctccgcgccgccgccgccgccgcggcgcctggGGACGACGCGCCCAAGTTCCTGGGCGTGGAGACGAAGACGCTCAAGAAGATCGTGCCCCTGGGGCTCATGTTCTTCTGCATCCTCTTCAACTACACCATCCTGCGGGACACCGAGGACGTGCTCGTCGTCACCGCCAAGGGCAGCAGCGCCGAGATCATCCCTTTCCTCAAGACCTGGGTCAACCTGCCCATGGCCGTCGGCTTCATGCTCCTCTACACCAAGCTCGCCGACGTCCTCTCCAAGGAAGCGCTCTTCTACGCCGTCATCTTCCCATTCATCGCCTTCTTCGGGGCCTTCGCATACGTGCTCTACCCCATGCGCGACGCCATCCACCCCACCGCGCTCGCCGACCGACTCCTCGCCTCGCTCGGACCCAGCTTCCTCGGGCCCGTCGCCATCCTCCGAGTCTGGAGCTTCTGCCTCTTCTACGTCATGGCCGAGCTCTGGGGCAGCGTCGTCATATCAGTCCTCTTCTGGGGGTTCGCCAACCAG ATTACCACGGTTGAAGAGGCCAAAGAGTTTTACCCGCTGTTCGGGCTAGGGGCCAATGTGGCGCTCATTTTCTCTGGCCGCACGGTGAAATACTTCTCAAACATGAGGAAGAATTTGGGCCCTGGGGTTGATGGATGGGCAATTTCATTGAAGGCCATGATGAGCATAGTGGTTGTACTGGGTCTGGTCATCACTGGTATCTATTGGGGAGTGAACAAGTTTGTTATTGACAAATCATCTATGCCAGTGGTTGAGCGGAAAAAGAAG GACAAGCCGAAGCTCAGCATGGGCGAGAGCATGAAGGTGCTATTGTCATCTCGGTATGTGAGGGATCTTGCCACATTGGTCGTTGCTTATGGAATAAGCATTAACCTTGTTGAGGTGACATGGAAATCAAAATTGAAGGCGCAG TTCCCGAGCCCTAACGAATATTCTTCATTCATGGGCGATTTCTCAACTGCTACTGGCATAGCTACATTTACAATGATGTTGTTAGGGAGAGTAATTCTTAGAAAGTTCGGGTGGGGAGTTGCAGCTACGATCACACCTGCAGTGTTGCTTCTCACAGGAGTTGGATTCTTCTCTCTGATTTTGTTTGGTGAGCCACTGACTCCTCTCATGACCCAGTTTGGAATGACGCCTTTGCTTGCGGCAGTCTATGTTGGAGCAATGCAGAACATTTTCAGTAAGAGTGCAAAATACAGTTTATTTGATCCTTGCAAAGAGATGGCGTACATTCCTTTGGATGAGGATATGAAG GTTAAAGGTAAAGCAGCTATTGATGTGGTCTGCAATCCCTTGGGGAAATCTGGAGGTGCTTTGATTCAGCAGTTCATGATCCTGTCGTTTGGATCTCTTGCGAATTCAACGCCCTACCTTGGTGGAATACTCCTGGTGATTgttcttgcatggttgggtgcTGTAAGGTCCCTTGACTCACAGTTCTCTCCCCTGGCAAAGCAAGATCTCGAGAGAGAAAAGATGCTGAAAGCAAAGGCTGTCGAAACAACCGCCCAAGTAGTCGGGACAGGAAACGGTTCTCTCCAAGAAAGTCTAGGTAGCGAGACCTCTGCAAACGGCTCGGCCATCAAGCAGTCTCAAGAAACCGAGAGTACCACCCCGGAGAAATCTGGCCAACAGTCTCAATAA